TGGGTTGTGGGAAAAGCTCTTTCTACAGCCCATAACCCACATTCCACAACCTTCCTCCGAAGGAGACCTCTATGGACCCATGTTCCTCTCCGGCCAGCTCTTCACGGGCCTCTCGGTGGCGTCCATCCTGCTGCTGGCCGCGCTCGGGCTGGCGCTGAGTTTCGGGCCGATGCGCGTGATCAACATGGCGCACGGCGAGTTTCCGATGGTGGGAGGCTACCTGACGTTTCTGGCGTCGCAGGCGCTGGGGCCGGGCTTCCTGTGGCTGGCGTTCCCGCTGGCCTTCTTCGGGGGCGCTGCTGGAGGCGACCGTCATCCGGCGGCTGTACGGCAGACCGCTCGATACGCTGCTCGCCACCTTCGGGGTCAGCCCGTCAGACGGCGGAGGGAGCCGAGATCACGGGCCGGGTGAAGCGAAAGCCCCGTTGCTCCAGCTTCCTGCTCCAGCGCCGCCGCAGCCGTGGCCCCTCGTCCTCCCAGATGGTCAGGATCATCACCAGCGTCAGCACGAGGCACAGGGCGTCGGCGGTCCGGTTCTCATTGAAAAGGCTCGCCAGCACGGCGGCACCCTGGACGATGTTCACGGCCATCCGCCGCCCCTCGTGCGCCCTCAGCAGGGGGGCGCACACCCGCCCGGCGACCCCCCCGAGGAGCAGCAGGCCGAGGGTCATGCCCCAGCCCATGCCCAGCGCGCAGGCCAGTGCCTGAACGAGCAGGCTCGCGCAGAGGATGTTCAGCAGCAGGAGGTTGAACGGCCCCACAGCCGCAGCATAGCCCCGGATCGTTTGACGCAGCAAGGGGAACGCGCGGGTCGCCAGGCGTCAGCTTCCGGTCGCCAGAAGACTGATGGGGCGGCTCGCCGGTCTTGGATCGACTGCTCCAGAAGAATTGCCGGAAGCATCTGGACACCAGATAGACGACGCCCCTCGCCGCGCTCAGTGTGACGAGCGTTCTTCTGTCAAACGCCCTAGCTCGCGCTGACGATCAGCGGGCAGTCCAGGCACGGATGGCGGGTGACGAGGACCTCGTGCCCGTAGGCGGCGCGGATGGTCTCGTGGGTCAGGGCTTCATGGGGCGGGCCGCAGGCGATCACGGCCCCATCCGACAGGATCAGCACCCGGTCGGCGTACTGCGCGGCGAGGTTCAGGTCGTGCAGGATGGCGAGGACGCCCACGCCGTCCGCGCACAGCTCGCGGGCGAGGCGCAGCGTGGCGTGCTGGTGCGCGAGGTCGAGGCTGGCGGTCGGCTCGTCGAGGAGCAGCACCCGTCCGCCCGTGACCCCGTGCAGTTGCGCGAGCGTGCGCGCGAGGTGGACCCGCTGCGCCTCCCCGCCCGAGAGGGTCTGGATGTTGCGCGTCTCGTACCCCCGCAGCCCGACCTGCGCGAGACAAGCGGCGGCAATCTCGCGGTCGTGCGCGGTCTCGCCCCGCCCGTGCGGGATGCGGCCC
This genomic stretch from Deinococcus sp. YIM 134068 harbors:
- a CDS encoding ABC transporter permease subunit, yielding MFLSGQLFTGLSVASILLLAALGLALSFGPMRVINMAHGEFPMVGGYLTFLASQALGPGFLWLAFPLAFFGGAAGGDRHPAAVRQTARYAARHLRGQPVRRRREPRSRAG
- a CDS encoding heme ABC transporter ATP-binding protein produces the protein MTAAETRGAPLVRVDDLSYRVAGRELLSRVGLSLAGGELLAVLGRNGAGKSTLLRHLTGELGRRGVQLFGQPLGALGAGEAARRRAVLPQHTPVSFAYEVLDVVLLGRIPHGRGETAHDREIAAACLAQVGLRGYETRNIQTLSGGEAQRVHLARTLAQLHGVTGGRVLLLDEPTASLDLAHQHATLRLARELCADGVGVLAILHDLNLAAQYADRVLILSDGAVIACGPPHEALTHETIRAAYGHEVLVTRHPCLDCPLIVSAS